In Massilia antarctica, the following are encoded in one genomic region:
- the pilV gene encoding shufflon system plasmid conjugative transfer pilus tip adhesin PilV, giving the protein MHHKQHGIAMIEILGALMIAAMLVAGLASMIDTGLEDAKAQRSAQYQSAMAAAASTYLADQYGALALPAKVGQTVAITPAMLRAAGMLPPGMAAANPYGQSACLLVRARVKSALAPSTIVLDALVVGEGAPIPDRVLAFAAASAGAGFISSRDPARAQSAAGAWSLGPATTPTLASFVGTNCSGTAAGAGSLVSALFFDGAGQAADFLYRNRVPGMPELNQMNAPIGMGAAAVVTADDPCSGAAIAIDGARNLMHCSGDNHWRQVASTSSWKEPVAGYADLALQADSKDGDVRLVTSLALAFSYKEASGAWRPLAADQNGNLDIGGSLTAGADVKAGRDLSAGRNGEIKGDLEVYDHVHAYTLVADDYIWAATYSIGSHYVPGAGCNKWLAGANPPVRVNIIGTIVLDSASPPLPLICTGTTPDNAVWKYINGSLSR; this is encoded by the coding sequence ATGCACCATAAACAGCACGGCATCGCCATGATCGAAATTCTCGGCGCACTGATGATCGCCGCGATGCTGGTGGCGGGCCTGGCGTCGATGATCGACACCGGCCTCGAAGACGCCAAGGCGCAGCGCAGCGCGCAATACCAGTCGGCGATGGCGGCCGCGGCAAGCACCTACCTGGCCGACCAGTATGGCGCGCTGGCGCTGCCGGCCAAGGTCGGGCAAACCGTGGCGATCACGCCGGCCATGCTGCGCGCGGCCGGCATGCTGCCGCCCGGGATGGCCGCCGCCAATCCCTACGGCCAGAGCGCCTGCCTGCTGGTGCGTGCGCGCGTCAAATCGGCGCTGGCGCCAAGCACCATCGTGCTCGATGCGCTGGTGGTCGGCGAAGGCGCGCCGATCCCGGACCGGGTGCTGGCCTTTGCCGCCGCCAGCGCCGGCGCCGGCTTTATCAGCAGCCGCGACCCGGCACGGGCGCAGAGCGCGGCCGGTGCCTGGTCGCTCGGTCCCGCCACCACGCCCACCCTGGCCAGCTTTGTCGGCACCAATTGCAGCGGTACGGCGGCCGGCGCCGGCAGCCTGGTCTCGGCCCTGTTTTTCGACGGCGCCGGCCAGGCGGCCGATTTCCTGTACCGTAACCGGGTGCCGGGCATGCCCGAGCTGAACCAGATGAACGCGCCGATCGGCATGGGCGCGGCGGCGGTCGTGACGGCCGACGATCCGTGCAGCGGCGCCGCCATCGCCATCGATGGCGCGCGCAACCTGATGCACTGCAGCGGCGATAACCACTGGCGCCAGGTGGCCAGCACGTCGTCCTGGAAGGAACCGGTGGCCGGATATGCCGACCTGGCGCTGCAGGCGGACAGCAAGGATGGCGACGTGCGGCTGGTGACCTCGCTGGCCCTGGCCTTCAGTTACAAGGAGGCCAGCGGCGCATGGCGGCCGCTGGCGGCCGACCAGAACGGCAACCTGGACATCGGGGGCAGCTTGACGGCCGGCGCCGACGTCAAGGCCGGGCGCGACCTGAGCGCCGGCAGGAACGGCGAGATCAAGGGTGACCTGGAGGTGTATGACCACGTGCACGCGTACACGCTGGTGGCCGATGATTACATCTGGGCGGCGACTTATTCGATCGGCAGCCATTATGTGCCGGGGGCGGGATGCAACAAGTGGCTGGCCGGCGCCAATCCGCCGGTACGCGTCAATATCATCGGCACCATCGTGCTCGATTCGGCCTCGCCGCCGCTGCCGCTGATCTGCACCGGCACCACGCCGGACAACGCGGTGTGGAAGTACATCAACGGCTCGCTGTCCCGGTGA
- a CDS encoding lytic transglycosylase domain-containing protein has translation MEVHQRLAVPVKALRYPAWALALALLGGRADACWQEAAARYGVNASLLYAIARTESGLDPLARGRANANGSYDIGLMQINSGWLPALRRHGIEERQLYDACTSIHVGAWILAQNMRRLGNSWDAVGAYNAADPKKRLAYALKVYRNLPREAARR, from the coding sequence GTGGAAGTACATCAACGGCTCGCTGTCCCGGTGAAGGCGCTGCGCTATCCGGCGTGGGCGCTGGCCCTGGCGCTGCTTGGCGGACGCGCCGACGCCTGCTGGCAAGAGGCGGCCGCACGCTACGGCGTCAATGCCAGCCTGCTGTACGCGATCGCGCGCACCGAGTCGGGCCTCGATCCGCTGGCGCGCGGCCGCGCCAACGCCAACGGTTCCTACGACATCGGGCTGATGCAGATCAACAGCGGCTGGCTGCCGGCATTGCGCCGCCATGGCATCGAGGAACGCCAGCTGTACGATGCCTGCACCAGCATCCACGTCGGCGCGTGGATTCTGGCACAAAATATGCGCCGGCTCGGCAATTCATGGGATGCGGTGGGGGCCTACAATGCGGCCGATCCGAAGAAACGGCTCGCTTACGCGCTCAAGGTGTACCGCAACCTGCCGCGCGAGGCGGCGCGGCGCTAG
- a CDS encoding GNAT family N-acetyltransferase: protein MADLRLTPSADLGLMYDIEQQRYPSALTALATRERAIAHYSGCPSVGYEIDGVAAGGAVFDGHELHLAVLPQFHGRWAWLLKPTLDWLFAQCDPVRVRIEQDNARCIRFMDSGGWQRLAEDPHYITYLLSSTSAHVFRRRRGAR from the coding sequence ATGGCCGACTTGCGCCTGACCCCCAGTGCCGATCTCGGCCTCATGTACGATATTGAACAGCAGCGTTACCCCAGCGCGCTGACCGCCCTCGCAACGCGCGAGCGCGCCATCGCCCATTACAGCGGCTGCCCGTCGGTCGGCTATGAAATCGATGGCGTCGCCGCCGGCGGCGCCGTGTTCGACGGCCACGAACTGCACTTGGCCGTGCTGCCGCAATTCCACGGCCGCTGGGCCTGGCTGCTCAAGCCCACCCTGGACTGGCTGTTCGCGCAGTGCGACCCGGTGCGCGTGCGCATCGAGCAGGACAACGCGCGCTGCATCCGCTTCATGGACAGCGGTGGCTGGCAGCGCCTGGCCGAAGACCCGCACTACATTACCTATCTGCTCAGCAGCACCAGCGCGCACGTCTTCCGGCGCCGCCGCGGCGCGCGCTAG